The nucleotide sequence TTCCGAAAACGGGGGCTTTTGTACCGTAAAGCCTTGGCTGCGGCTTAACGAAAAATATAAAGAAATAAATGTAAAGAAGAATCTATCGGAATCCGATTCCTGCTTTAATTATTATAAGAAACTGATAGCCTTAAGAAATTCGGAAGAAGCCTTACAGCTCGGCGATATAGAATTTGCCGATTTAGGAAAGGATATTTTTGCCTATTACCGCAAAAAAGACGATAAAACCTTTTTTATTGTTTCCAATATGTCAGGCAAGGCTCAAAAGATAAGGGAAGAGGTTAGAGGTCTTCCGATTTTATTTAATTATAGAAACTTTAACCCTCAACAGAAGATTTTACGTCCCTTTGAGTCTGTAATTACAAGAATTTAGGGTATCTCTAAAAAACTTATTGGATTTTAAGAAATATTTTAAAATTTTACTATAAAGGCTAAAAAAAACATACAAGATAGGTAGGAGGTCTTTTATGAAAAAAAGATTTTTTTTATCTGTTTTGTTGGTTTTGAGTTTATGTGCTTCTTGCAGCGGAATGATTGAACAGCCGGGCTTTGTTTCAATTTTTCTTGGGTATAATGAGAGCATTACTCTCAAAGAATTTGAGCAGTCCCCAAATAATGAGATAACTCTTATTTTTGAAGGGCGTGCCGCCGGTCTCCAAGCTTATGCTTTAAAAGGAAATTTATCCGAAGAAATTTTGTGTACTGTTGAAGAGATTGAAGCAGCCGATTTTTTGCAGGATAAGGCTTATAAGCCTAAGAACGGAGACCTTTCCGTTTTTAAGATTAAGCCTAGTGCAAGCTTTGAAATAGGCGAAGATTTTAAAATATGCGGAAAGGTTAAAGCTCAAAATCAATTTCTTGATTTTGAGCTTCCCTTTAAGGGAGCAAACACTAGGCCTGCAGAGCTGTCTTTTTCTTCTTTAAAGCTAGGCTCCGCATCTAAAGAGGGTTTTATAAGATTCAGCGTAAAAAAAAGCGGAAACTTATTCGGGGTAAGTCTTGTAAATGCGGGGAACTCAAAAGAGCCTGACTATGTGTTTCCCGCCTTTGAGGTAGAAGCTGGAAATATAATTGTATTCTATTGGTATTTACCGCTGGACGGTTCAATGCCTGAAGACGGTATTTTAGTTTCCGTCGATGCTTGTAATGCTCTTGAATCGGGAGAAAAGGCTTTTTGTTTTTGGGCTAAGCTGCAAAAGTTTCAGCCGAAAAGAACGAATGCCGTTCTTATTAGAACAAGTCAAAATGAGGGTTTACAGGATGCCGTCTTGTTTAGAAACCCTAAGGATGAGGAATGGGGAAGACCTGAAATTGAACGAGCCGCATTGGAAGCTGCCGAAGCCGGTTTATGGCAGCCTGATGGAGATATTTTAAATGCAGTACAAGCAAATATAACTCCTACAAAAATGATTAAACGGATTTCGCAGGTAACAATAAATCATAATGCAGCGGACTGGGTTTTGACAAAATAACTTTTTAAGAAAGGTGTAGAATACCCAAGTATTTTTATGCTATAATCCTGATATGACGTTTATTTTGAATTTAAGAAGAGGTTAATAATGAAGATAGGAATTTTTGGTGCTGAAGAGCAGGAAGTTAAACTTTTAAAAAAGCATTTAGTTGGGGAAATTCGAAAAATTGCCGGTCTTAGTTTTTTTACGGGAACGATAATGGGAAAGGATGTTGTTCTTGTGTGCAGCGGAATAGGTAAGGTCAATGCGGCTCTGTGCTGTCAAATTCTTATTTCGGAATTTAAGGTTGATGCTGTAATAAACACCGGGGCAGCCGGAGGGCTTTTGGAAGGTATAAATGTTTTCGATATGGTTGTTTCCACCGATGCAGTTCAGCATGATGTAGATGCAACAGCCTTCGGCTATCCTATTGGTCAGGTGCCTATGACAAAGTCTCCTTTTTGGCTTGCCGACAAAAAGTTTAAAAACCTTGCCGTTAAAGCTTTTAAGGCTATGCAAAAAGAAAGTGATGATGAGCATATAAAAAATTTAAAGCTTATTGAAGGCCGAATTGCTTCAGGGGATACCTTTGTTTCAGATAAAAAACTTAGAGAAAGGATTATCAAAGAATTTAATCCTGCCTGTGTTGAAATGGAAGGGGCAGCTGCTGCTCAAGTTTGCTGCATAAATAAAATTCCCTTTTTAATTTTGAGGAGTATTTCCGATACGGCAGGCAAGGATGAAGCTGCTAAAATTTCTTATGAGGTTTTTTCGGCACAGGCAGCAAAGGATTCCTCTCTTTTGGTGCTGCAGATGCTGAAAATGCTTTAATAAAATTTTGATAATTTATGGATAGTTTTATTTTTACAACGGTTCAAGGGACAACCGAAGTGTTTTACTGCGATGAGCCTTTTTTACCGCCTGTCGGTACAGCCGGCGGAATGTACATCGCCGATTCAAATACTGCTCCTATTGCAAAGGGTTCAAGAAATTTTCGTACTGACCTTCCCTTGGTTGTCATTGAAGCCGGAGAAGAAAATAAAAATTTTACTTCCCTTGTATCTATTTTAAAAATGGCCCTCGATGCGGGCTTAAGCCGGAATTCCGTTTTTATCGGGATTGGTGGAGGTCTTGTCTGTGATTTGGCGGCCTTTGCTGCCTCGGTTTATATGAGGGGGGCAAAATGCAAACTTGTTCCTACCAGTCTTTTAGCTATGGCGGATGCAGCCATCGGCGGAAAAACTGCAATAAATTTTGACGGTTATAAAAACATGGTAGGAACTTTTTTTAAGGCTGATGAAATTTACATAAGCCCAAAGGTCTTAAAAAGTTTAAGCGAGGCGGAGTATCTTTCAGGAATGTTCGAGATATTTAAGATGGGCCTTTTATACTCAAAAGATATTTACCAAGTTTTTAGAACACAAAGAGAAAAAATTTTTGCAAGAGATGAAGCTCTTTGCTTGGACCTTGTTAAAAAAGCCGTTGAGGCAAAAGCTCAGGTTGTAAGCCGCGACTTTGACGAAAAAAATGAAAGAGCCTTTTTAAACTTGGGGCACACCTTTGGTCATGCACTGGAATCCGTTTTAAATTTTTCAAAGATTTCGCATGGAGAGGCTGTTGCTTGGGGAATATCAAAGGCGATGCTATTAGGTAAAAAATTAGGCTTAACCGATTCTTCCTATGCGGATGAGGTTTGTGCTGTTATACATTCTTATAGCCGCATAGATGTACCGGTCTTACAGGATAAGGAGAAGGTGCTTTTAGCAATGAAAAAAGATAAAAAAAATATGGACGGTAAAATCCGTTTGATTTTGCAAAAAAATATTTGTGAAACTTTTATTTACGAAGCCTTTGAAAAAGACATCAGGGAGGTTCTATGATTTATTTGGATTGGGCAGCAACAGCCCTTCCTCAAGAAGATATAATTACGGAGGCCTTAAAAAAAGCTTTTAAATATTTTGCAAATCCTTCTTCAAAGCATTTTTTAGGTAAGGATGCTCGAAAAGTTTTAGAAGACACTCGTTCGGAAATTGCAGAACTTTTAAATACGGCGCCTGAGCATATTATTTTTACATCGGGAGGAACCGAGGGGGATTATATTCCTATGCTCTCTCTGTTAGCCCTTCCTTCTCCTTGCTCGATTGCGGTCAGCAGCATAGAGCATTCCGCTGTTAGAGAACAAGCCTCCATTATGAAAGCACGGGGTTATAAGATTTTGCAAATTCCTGCGGATAAAAACGGCTTTATAAGTGCCGATGCGGTTTTAAAAACCATAGGGCCCGATACGGCCTTTGTTTCTGTAATGGCGGTAAACAATGAAACCGGAGCAATCCAGCCCATCGCCGAAATAGGAAAGGCTCTTGAAGAATATTCTAAAGGAAAAAGAAAAATCCATTTTCATACCGATGCAGTTCAAGCTATAGGAAAGATTCCTTTTGAACTTTCAAAACTATCCATTCATTCGGCTTCTTTTAGCGGACACAAAATAGGAGCTCCCAGAGGAATCGGTTTTTTGTATCTTGCTAAAAATATGGAGGCATTTATCCGCGGGGGCGGACAAGAAAATGGAATAAGGCCCGGAACCGAAAACCTTGCAGGTATTTTAGCTCTGTCCGGCTGCTTAAAAAAATATTATAAAAATTTAGACGGCTATGTTTTTCATGCAAAAGAATTAACGGATTTTTTAATTGAAGAACTGGCAAGTATTGAAGGTTTAAGTTTTATCCCGGAATCCCGTCCGCAGTTAAAGGATAAATTTTCTCCCTGGATTTTACAGTTTGCGGTTAAAGAATTAACCGGAGAAGTCCTTGTCCGCTGCTTGTCGGAAAAGGGTATCTGTATTTCTACGGGTTCTGCATGTTCATCAAAAAAACAAACCCGTCCTGTTTTAGAAGCTATGAAAATTGATGCTAAGGTGCAGCAAAATTCAGTGCGGGTTTCAATAGGGCCCTTAACACAAAGGGGAGAGCTTGAAGTTTTTGTTAAAATTCTAAAAGAAACATTAATAGAATTCCGCTGATTAAATTAAGGGCTTTATTGGAATTCCTACTTGGTATTTTCTTGTTCTTCTTTTAGTTGTGCCGTAATCTTTGATTGACGGGCTAAGCGGTTAGCCAACAGTCGGGATAAGAAAATACCGTAATGAGGATGCTCCTCAATCAACTGCATAAACTTCATCTTAGGAATCTTTACAAGAGAACCTTCGCCGATAGATACGACGGTAGCAGATCTTCTGTCATTCATTAAAAAGGCCATTTCTCCTATAAAAATGTCAGCCGGTGTTAAAACCGACATCAATTTATTGTTTACATAGACGGCATAGCGTCCCGAACTTATATAAAAAAGATCGCTTGAATCCTCGTTTTCGCGGCAGACAATCTGCATGTGTTTGAAGGTTAGTAATTGCTGGGATTTTAAAATAGCGGGTGTAAGGTTTGCTATATTTCTTTGGTTATTTACCTCAAATGAAACCTCATTCCCAATATTATTATAGCGTATATTTTTAACAAGTGTTTGAGAAAGTTTAATACCCATTCCGTGAAGGCCTGCTTCAAAGTCTGATTCAAGATGGCTCTTCCAGTCAAAACCGTTCCCTTCATCCTTGATAGTTATCTTTGTTTTTTCAGGCAGTACCGAATACGTGATATAAACTTTTTTCTTTTTTATTTCAGGCTGTTTTTGTTTTTCGGCAATTAAATCGAGCATATTTTTTCCGCTTCGCAGCCATTTATTCTTTTCCTCATAAGAGATATTACAGTTTCCGTGTTCTACTGCATTAAGTAAAAATTCCATCATTGCAGTTTGTAAGGAAGATCGTTCTTCTTCATTTACTCTGTTGGTATTGTAAAGATAGGTTCCTATCAGGTTTGCGTAGAAAACTATTTCAAATGGGTCGGTATCGCTTACAAAATGACCTGTCTCTTTTTCATCAGCCCTCTGGTGCATTCCTCTGTTAAAAAGAAAATGCTGATGTTGGTTTAAAATCTTTATAATCTGTTCGGTATTTTTTTCAAAATCTTTTCTTGTACATACAAATAAAAAGTTAGGTTCCTTTATTTGTTCAAGCTTTGCTTTTTCTTGGCGGTCATTGGTAATGGCTATAATTCCTCCGAATAAAAGCCACGGATCATCTTTTATAATCCTAACACAAGCGTCGGCATCGATATTAGGATCTCCGAAATCGATAATCTTGATTTCAGGCATTTCGTATTTAAAAAACGAAACAATGTCTTCATATTTATCAAGGACTGCAATATTGACGTTTTCTATGTTTTGTGCAGCAGATTTTAATCCGTCCACGGTAGTCTGTATTGTGCTTATTATTGGAACCTTTTTCATTATTATTTCCTTTAAAACGTTGTTTTCATTATAGCATAAATTTAAAATACATACTATACTTTAATGATGA is from Treponema denticola and encodes:
- a CDS encoding 5'-methylthioadenosine/adenosylhomocysteine nucleosidase, yielding MKIGIFGAEEQEVKLLKKHLVGEIRKIAGLSFFTGTIMGKDVVLVCSGIGKVNAALCCQILISEFKVDAVINTGAAGGLLEGINVFDMVVSTDAVQHDVDATAFGYPIGQVPMTKSPFWLADKKFKNLAVKAFKAMQKESDDEHIKNLKLIEGRIASGDTFVSDKKLRERIIKEFNPACVEMEGAAAAQVCCINKIPFLILRSISDTAGKDEAAKISYEVFSAQAAKDSSLLVLQMLKML
- a CDS encoding cyclic nucleotide-binding domain-containing protein, producing MKKVPIISTIQTTVDGLKSAAQNIENVNIAVLDKYEDIVSFFKYEMPEIKIIDFGDPNIDADACVRIIKDDPWLLFGGIIAITNDRQEKAKLEQIKEPNFLFVCTRKDFEKNTEQIIKILNQHQHFLFNRGMHQRADEKETGHFVSDTDPFEIVFYANLIGTYLYNTNRVNEEERSSLQTAMMEFLLNAVEHGNCNISYEEKNKWLRSGKNMLDLIAEKQKQPEIKKKKVYITYSVLPEKTKITIKDEGNGFDWKSHLESDFEAGLHGMGIKLSQTLVKNIRYNNIGNEVSFEVNNQRNIANLTPAILKSQQLLTFKHMQIVCRENEDSSDLFYISSGRYAVYVNNKLMSVLTPADIFIGEMAFLMNDRRSATVVSIGEGSLVKIPKMKFMQLIEEHPHYGIFLSRLLANRLARQSKITAQLKEEQENTK
- a CDS encoding 3-dehydroquinate synthase gives rise to the protein MDSFIFTTVQGTTEVFYCDEPFLPPVGTAGGMYIADSNTAPIAKGSRNFRTDLPLVVIEAGEENKNFTSLVSILKMALDAGLSRNSVFIGIGGGLVCDLAAFAASVYMRGAKCKLVPTSLLAMADAAIGGKTAINFDGYKNMVGTFFKADEIYISPKVLKSLSEAEYLSGMFEIFKMGLLYSKDIYQVFRTQREKIFARDEALCLDLVKKAVEAKAQVVSRDFDEKNERAFLNLGHTFGHALESVLNFSKISHGEAVAWGISKAMLLGKKLGLTDSSYADEVCAVIHSYSRIDVPVLQDKEKVLLAMKKDKKNMDGKIRLILQKNICETFIYEAFEKDIREVL
- a CDS encoding cysteine desulfurase family protein, whose product is MIYLDWAATALPQEDIITEALKKAFKYFANPSSKHFLGKDARKVLEDTRSEIAELLNTAPEHIIFTSGGTEGDYIPMLSLLALPSPCSIAVSSIEHSAVREQASIMKARGYKILQIPADKNGFISADAVLKTIGPDTAFVSVMAVNNETGAIQPIAEIGKALEEYSKGKRKIHFHTDAVQAIGKIPFELSKLSIHSASFSGHKIGAPRGIGFLYLAKNMEAFIRGGGQENGIRPGTENLAGILALSGCLKKYYKNLDGYVFHAKELTDFLIEELASIEGLSFIPESRPQLKDKFSPWILQFAVKELTGEVLVRCLSEKGICISTGSACSSKKQTRPVLEAMKIDAKVQQNSVRVSIGPLTQRGELEVFVKILKETLIEFR